The Microbacterium trichothecenolyticum sequence GTTCCCGCCGCGGCACCGGTTTCGGCCCCGACTTCAGGGCCGGGCGGGCTCCGTGGGCCGCTGTGGGACCGAGTCCTCGCGGGCGGTCTACTGGCCTACGGGCTCGTGTCGACCGTGTCGACCATCGTGCAGTTGCTCGACTTCCCCGCCTATGCGGAGTCTGCGGCGAAGGTGCTCGGCGTCGACGCGAGCTTCACCAACCTGTCGGCCGGGTACCTCTGGGGAGCCGCGGCCGCGTTCGTGTACGGCATCGGGTGGCTGCTCACCGCGGTGCTCACGTGGCGGCGCCTGAAGCGCGGTCGTATCGCCTTCTGGATCCCTCTCGTCGGCTTCGTCGCCACGGTACTCGTGGCGGGCGCGTGCGTGACTGCCGCCCTGCTCGGCGATCAGCAGTTCATGAACGCGCTCGTCGGCAGCGTCCCGAACTGAACCGCGAGCCGCGGCATCCCGTGTTCCCCGCAGACGAGGAAGAAGGGATGCCGCGGTGAGAGACGATCACGCGCAGCTGACGGCGCTGTACGACGCGCACGCCGTCCCCGTCTGGCGGTACGTGGTCAGTCTCACGGGCGATCACGCCGGTGCTGACGACGTCGTGCAGGAGACCCTGCTGCGCGCGTGGCGGACACCGCGGGTGATGAGCGATGAGCCCGCATCGCTGCGGTCGTGGATGTACACCGTGGCCCGCAACATCGTCATCGACGAGGCGCGCAGCGCCCGCCGGCGGCACGAGCTCCCGGTCGACGAGCTGCCCGAACGGGTGCGCGACGACGACACGGATGCCAAGTTCGACGCGCTCCTCGTGGAAGAAGCGCTCGCGACCCTCACTCCCGACCATCGCGCCGTCATCGTCAGCGCCTACTACGGGGGGCGCAGCGTCGCGCAGGCCGCCGAAGAGCTCGGCATCCCGGCCGGCACGGTGAAGTCGCGTCTGCACTACGCGGTGCGAGCACTGCGGCTCGCGCTGCAGGAGAGAGGGGTGACCCGATGATCAGCGACCACGAACGGCTGTCGGTGTTGGACGGCGCCTACGTCCTCGGGGCGCTGGGCGCT is a genomic window containing:
- a CDS encoding DUF6264 family protein, translating into MSDAEQRAAAPASDTGDVDERPRPQFGEYATPEEQRARIQRPAVTEALDAGVAPQPEPVVPAAAPVSAPTSGPGGLRGPLWDRVLAGGLLAYGLVSTVSTIVQLLDFPAYAESAAKVLGVDASFTNLSAGYLWGAAAAFVYGIGWLLTAVLTWRRLKRGRIAFWIPLVGFVATVLVAGACVTAALLGDQQFMNALVGSVPN
- a CDS encoding sigma-70 family RNA polymerase sigma factor is translated as MRDDHAQLTALYDAHAVPVWRYVVSLTGDHAGADDVVQETLLRAWRTPRVMSDEPASLRSWMYTVARNIVIDEARSARRRHELPVDELPERVRDDDTDAKFDALLVEEALATLTPDHRAVIVSAYYGGRSVAQAAEELGIPAGTVKSRLHYAVRALRLALQERGVTR